GGCAATGGCGAAAGAACGGTCCTCAATGGAAAGGTTTGTCTTACAACAAAGAACCATGGGATATTGCCGTTTTACCTttgctcattggctatctacccagctagatttcatgactatcagtggtcattgggttaaaatacagtcaatcaacgagacAGTGGTCATATAATTGGTGCAAAATGGGCTCGTCAATTGTTGTCTTCCAATCGTTTTTTTCCGGGTCAATTACGTCCCGCAAAATtacccatcaggtttggttgtgttacaaacagtTGATTGCaaggaaaccaaacatgactggataaAGTCAGGGAAAGTCTGTCTATTTACGTTGGATGTTAGGTCGAAAAATTGAATGACACGAAATTCAACGAGATAAgcgttcacaaaatgttttgttaggctataaaaaatgGATTTAACCGAACAAAAGACAAttaattgtgtaacaatgagccttGGGATTGCAACCAGagcaagatcttcaaaggtaaactatttatttcaatgcagtttgtgattttgttacgcaAGTGCTGGTTGAATAAGTAGTTTGATATGGGGGTCTGTGCTCAGATAATCGCAGTGTATTCTTTCGCAATTAATACTTTTTTAAATATGACaatgcagttggattagcaagattctaggcttttgaagcatgtgagacacttgtattttcaggaATGTTTAATATGATTATTTGTGGCGAAcaccgtatgttgtcgaattcaaacccgtatccgggatgggtagttcagTTAAAGGTATGCAAATGTACTTTTGGCAGAAAATATTACTCAGATCATGTACAAAGCAGTAGAAGTCTACTATGTAGATAAGGTTAATGTTTTGGATGATCTGTCCTTATTGTCTACAGCTGGATACCTATATACCAAAGCAGGAAGGTCTCCATTGAAAGGCCACTACACATGACCATCTAGATAACATGAGGTTAATGTCCCGAGGGTCTAGCCTTATCCTCTAAAGGTGGACAGCCATTCTCACCCATTTTGTATAGCAGGAAACGCCAATACACAACACAAGGTTCAAATATGAAAAACTAAAACAAGGATGAAGTGACTGTAGTTATAGTACTCCTCATTGTGAATAAGAAAAAATGCAACACCAGTGTGTAGCTCACATATGACACAAACAGTAACTAGATGACATGAGTGCACATTTTCCCAAACTACATTTACTGTAGGGTGCCACGCATGATGGCATCCTGGAAAGACACTTGACCTGCTGGTGTGAGGATGTAGTCCTTGAGGTTGTTGCACACAATTGTTTTCCCTCTATGCTGACATGTTTCTTAGGTCTGGGAAGCTGGTGTCCCCTTGTATCACTCTCCTGGAAGCAGGTCCACAGTGGGTGTGGACTGGATCTTCCCTGTTGATGAATCTGTGTTGTCAGTCTGGTCTACATTAGTTGTGGAGGGCCACGCAGGCCTTCACAATGGTCTCTGCTTTCTCCGGGGGCTTGTCCCAGGATCCTCCATCTTGCAGCAAGGATCCCAAAGCAGTTCTGAAATTCTTTTGGATTTTGAGTGGCGGTAGTTGATCTTCTCGGCATCAAGGCCAGATGAAACCTTGAATAAAATAAGTGTTTCCATAGCCTTCATGTTCCTGTACAATACTATCATTTGTGTACTGTAACAACTGTGTAGCCTATGCTTTGGACATAGGCCCCCATCCTCTTATTGGGATGCCAGATCACTTTTATGCGAAGCATATCAACATCTATTGGTATaatttgtgtgtgtatagtgaCATGTATTTAGCGTATCCTACCTGGATACCTCAAGTCCTTTTTTTTTCTCCACCTGACCTAGagttccttacaatcaaatgctccATTATCTACTAAGAGAATCCTCTTCGACTATAACCACAGCAGTGTGTATCTCCCCCCCGGCCCTGGAAGAACTTCAATGGActttatgtaaactggaaaccacatcctggggctgcatttattgtagctggggattttaacaaagctaatctaaTGATAACACTTCCTAAATGATGTCAGCATGTGCGACCCGGGCTGGcagcattctggatcattgctactctaacttccgcgacgcatacaaagctcgtcctcctttcggcaaatctgaccgactccatttttttgttgttccctgcctatagacagaaactaaaacaggaaacgtcCGTAGTCGGACccgcgttgaacagacctgagcaatCTGATTCCACccttcaagattgcttcaatcacgtggatatgttccggatagcctcagacaataacattgatgtattgagtttattagcaagtgcatttgtgatgttgtacccacggtgactattaaaaccgttccccaaccagaaactctggattgatggcagcattcactctaaactgaaagtgcgaaccactgcttttaaatcatggcaaggcgaccgtaaacatgaccgaatacagtgtagctattccctctgcggcaatcaaacaagctaagcgtcagtatagagacagtcagaattcaacggctcagatgtatgtggcagggtctacattcaatcacggattacaaaaagaaaaccagggCCATCGCAGATACCGTCTTGCTCCCAGAAGAACTAAACAACTTccttgctcgctttgaggacaatacagtgccactgacatggcccgctaccataACCTGCGGGCTCTCATTCACCAcagccaacatgagtaaaacattttaaacgtgttaaccctcgcaggctgccggcccagaaggcatccctagccacgtcctcagagcatgcgtagaccagctggctggtcaCCGCCACCCTATCAATCAGACTGATTGATTTATAAAGGCCTTCTTACATCAACAGATGTcacaaaatgctgtacagaaactcagcctacaatgccagaacctaggaagaaacttagaaGAACCAGGATGAGGGTTTGTTATGGGATTTTTGATCAATAATGACTTGtatatacatttcaatcaggactgactaatcagaatactattatattactgtatatgtatgaattttctttataatcctagtactgaatatgtgtgtaaatataatcaagaattagaacaatgactgtctgttccttggtagaaatgaatgaacttatagccagactggctagaatgcgtATCTACACAGGCAGACCTTGGTTCTATTCATAAATTATTTTAATAGGGAGAGATGATGtgagaaccatacagccattATACTGGAGCGGAGATGAGACGGGCTAGTACTAAAACTAAtgatgtcattttcagtttataacctgtggtaaaatgtaTAATGGgcagtactctcgagaataaaaGCTGCTGATTGactttaagactggtctctgcaTTTTATACAAATAAGATTCATACAGATTCTTATGAATTGACAGTGATTCATTTTAATTGGGCATTAAAACAGAGGAATATAATTCCTGTaacgggtggccagtcctcttctggctttgccaggtggagattataacagaacattgccAAAATGTTcttagatgaccagcagggtccaataataatcagtggttgtCGCGGGTGCAACAGGGCAGCAGctcagtagtaaatgtcagttggcttttcatagccgatcattcagagtatctactgctttctcagagttgaaaacagcaggtctgggacaggtagcacgtccggtgaacaggtgacaccctagacccactccaatttgcttaccgcctcaataggtccacagaagatgtaatcacactgccctaacccatctggagaagaggaatacctatataagaatgctgttaatcgattacagctcagcatttaacaccatagtgccctcaactTGTCATCAAGCTCTAGACCTttggtctcgaccccgccctgtgcaattgggtactggactttctgacgggctgcccccaggtggtgaggctAGGTAACAACCTCTCCACcccgctaatcctcaacactggggccccacaagggtgtgttctcagccctctcctgtactccctgttcacccatgactacgtggccatgcacgcctccaactcagtcatcaagtttgcagatgacactacagatTACCAACTACGATGGGATGGCCTacaggaagggggagagggcccttggagtgtggtgttagGAAAACAACCTCGCACTCAACGTCAACAtcacaaaggagatgatcgtggacttcaggacacagcagagggagcacccccctatccacatcgacgggaccgtattggagaaggtggaaagcttcctCAGTGTACACGTcacacaaactgaaatggtccacccagacAGTGTGGGGAAGAAAGCGCAACGGCACCTTTTCAACCTCCAGGAGGCtggagaaatttggcttgtcaccaaaaacactcccaaacttttacagatgcacaatcgagagcattctgtcaggctgtatcaccgcctggtatggcaactgctacaCCCACGGCAACTGCttcacccacaaccgtaaggctcaccagagggtagtgagatctGCACAAAGCATCACTGGGGGAAAACTACTTGCCACCCGACGTCACAGGAAGGCCGaagagatcatcaaggacatcaaccacctgaaccactgcttgttcaccccgctatcatccagaaggcacgGTCAGCACAGGTGcaacaaagctgggaccgagagactgaaaaacggcgatctcaaggccatcatactgttaaacagccatcactaacatagtaTGTAAAATCTCTAGCCGCTTcaataataaaaaattggatgtaataaatgtattacTAGTCACTTAAAACagtgccactttgtttacattactcatctcatatgtgtatatactgtactctccatcttgcctatgccgctcggccatcgctcatccatatatttttatgttcgtattcattcctttacacgtgtgtgtgtgtgtgtgtgtggtagttctactgcacggtcggaactagaagcacaagcagttcgctacactcacattaacatatgctaaccatgtgtatgtgaccaataaaatttgatttgaacatgtcGTTCCTCGTCAATGCTTCGCATAGGTTGAACAAGAGACATTTGTTCTTTATTATCCCCCATCGTTGTCATGTAACGAACTTGCCATTTTCTCAGTCCCTTTTTCTCCATACTCCTGAGTAGTAATAGCAGTTCAAGTTCTTCCTGTTCAATCTCTAGCAAGtccaaaaaatacatttttcttcTGTTGCTAAACAGTGTCGTAAAGCGTTGAACACCAGTCTAGCCTGACATGTGGCTAGTATTTTGTAAACGGGCATATACTTTAACTCTTGATCCGGAAGTTCAAATGTTTTCCGCGGTTTGTCAAAGATGCCTTGGCCCCTCTTGCTTGGTTAGCTACTCTGGCTCCCAAGCTCCCTAGTGGATATAGGATATACACTACACAAGGTGGACTTCACCTCTGAGTGGAATGCAACAAAGAGTCTGCTGCCCCCAAAATACTAGCTCTACTCATGTGCACACACGTAGATCAATGGAGTGCAGCTTGTAGAAGCCTATTTAGAGGTAGTTCTGAGCCACTGTAAACTAGAGTTAACGCAAAGACTGGTTGTCTTTGGGATCAGCTAGCATGATGGCTGATCAAGGGCACTTCCAGTCTGAGCTAAATAAGCATTGGCTTGCTAACCTACTTAATGAATGACCTTTTCAATGGAAGCGGTCTGTACTGCAGCGGTATAGCTGCCGCACAAGACGCAAACTTGCAGCAAAGCAATGCAAAGTTATTCCTGTTTCTACATTCCGTTTTGAAATGGCGCATCCACTGTAAGTTGAATCAAAAGCTATCCTACTTTATGTGACAAAGGTCATACACCTGTTTTTGTGGCAGAGGAGACTGCCCATCAGATCTGAATGAAAACAATCGAGGGGCAAACTGTAATTCTCCAAATTTGACATTTTCTCAGATTAAATATGACAGGAATTTTGTTATGTCTTGTGCTTTTTGGAGCTAATTTGAATAAGAATGCTCGATCTGTAAAAATTAATTCCAGTTGGAATTGTCAATTTATAATTTGTCCAAGTCTATGGTGGAAATTGCCTCACTGAATTTTAGCTAATGTTAGTCACCCATGGTTGGTATATGTTTTGAATCTGTTTTAAAATAGgcagctctttaaaaaaaaattttttttactGATGTAACAACACATTTTTCAGAGTttgtaggtctctctctccagcaagaTTATGAATACAGCTTTGTTTGTAGTCACTTTGGTGGTACGTTGATTGTTGGGTTAGCCTACTTGATAAAAAACCTTAAGCTGAGATTTCCCTTATCCAGGGTTTTGAATGTCAATGATTTACAGAAGTTGAGTATGAAGTCTACATTTTTATGACTGTTTATTCTCTTTTTGCCCACAGGGCTGATCTTGGACGCCAATATCACCAATGCTACAGATTACAGAACAGATGGTATATGCCATGAATTGTAAGGAAGCCACAGAGAAGGTTGTCCAGTCATGGTCACGTTTCAACTCCGCTGGCCAAACTACTCTACTGGAGACTCTGAAAGCGTTCAGTCCTATGTCAAAAGACCTTTTCGATACTGAGAAAGAACTGGCCACTTTTATTGAGGGACTCAAAGATGAAGGTCACAAGCCTACTGTACTTAAAAGCAAAGATGTTTATGGTTACAGGTCTTGTACTGCAGTACTGAGGCCTGTAATAAAGACACAGAGCACACTGGACATTGCTGTCTCAAAGGTTCAAAAGCCTGGCAAAAAGAAGGGTAGAAAATCCCATGGCAAGAAGACTGAAATCAACTATTCTTTGTTAAGTGCAGCAGCAAAAGTTGTCCTGAAGAATCAACCCACAATTATTTTGACAAATCTGTCAAAGGAATCTCTCAAACAGACTGTCCTCTCTCAACCACAGACCTTGGCTGTTGTGCCTGTTCAGATGCAGTCATACATAAGACTGACCAACATCACTGGACCCTCTACAGGCCACACAGCGAGACTGCAGTTCCACACAGGTGTATGGTCAGGAGAGGTGACTGTGCCCAACTCTCATCGACCACTATCTCTAACAGGTACCCAAGTACAGCCTTCGGAAGGTACCGGAAACTTAGCAAAATCAGTCACTTTGAGGAGAGTGAACTTTTTGCCCTGCCCAGTCAATATCATCGGAGTGCCTGCCATACTGCAAAACGACCGGGTTTTGAAGGAATGCAACGGAATGCCTTGCTGGAGGGACCAGAAAAGGAAAAGGACTGATGAGGCTGAAGACAAACTCTGTGTGAAGAGGCCCAGAAATGAGGTCTGGCTGGTCAAAGAGCAGTCTGAAGACCTTAGACTCAGTGAGAACAACCTGAGGTTCAAGGTGATCAAGGTTGATGACTCGATCACcgatgaggaggtgaggaggaaagCCCAGAAGATACTGCGAGTTAACCTGTCACCGGTCATAGAGATTCAACCACTTATTGCCTACCCAATGTGACCGGCCGTAATATCTTTggttgcgtttacacaggcagcccaactgtttttttttaattgttttttaAACCCAAATATTGACAAAGATCTGATCAGATTGGCCAAAAGACTAATAATTGCGGGGGGGAATATTTTTAATTGGTCTGTGTGAACAGCCTTAAAGTCCTTTTGTCCTCCATGTAAATTTCATCAGTTTGTTGCATCTCATCAAGGCAGTGCTTTGTCTTTTAGCTATACTCAGCTTGGGAGTATTGGGATTGTTTGGGAGGCTTTTTGGAGATTTGGAAAATCTTATTTCTTTGTTAAAATGTTTAGATAAGGGGACGCTGGGTTATTGCCTAAACATCCAAAAATATGGTTTAAAGTTTTTTGTTTACACTGCACATACTATAGACTGCCCCTTGACTGTTGAGTGATGGAATGGTGAAGTGTGAGGCACAATGGCTGTCCCCATGAGTTGTACCTGCAGTATATCCTTCTTTACATGTGTGTTTTTGGGACACTGAAATTTCATCTGTTTTATAAATGATACAAACATCTGATAATGAAGCCATGTCATGTATAACTATGCAGCATTCATTTGCTAGAATATTACAGATATTTTATATACATCACTTTTTAGTCATGTCATTTCTACTGTATGTTGGATTAAAGGGGCAATTGACATGGTGTGTTTTCCTGATGTGTTATAAATGTAGTTTTTTCTTTTTTGGACATGACAGTTAAGAGATCCTAGCTATATGTTAACATTTTATGGCTTTTATTCTCATTTGTACAAAGTTTTAAGGCATTTTATTCCATTATCTGCATTTAATATGTAGAAGAATTTACATGGCCTTATGAGTTTTCAGTGTTTTTAAAGCCTCTGGAGGAAAAGCTCTAGCCTATATTGTGTATTATCTGACATTTAGAACTATTCCTAAAGCATTTTCTAGCTTTGAAATTTGATATTTGGACCTTGTTTTTTTTCTGTAATTGGAGGAAGTATGCCAGTTGGTTTCTTTTATTCAAGTATCCAACTCTCCATTAGGTTCAACTGATTTGATTTATCCGTCCTTGACCTTTCCATTCTCAATCGAAGGCAGAGTAAAGCTTTTTTTTTTGCGTTGGGTTATATTTTACTTGCTTTGATTTTCATGTGCCAAATTTCTATTTTTGGTGCTTCTCAATTgcactttcttttttttttctcttctcccCAACTGAGAATGTTGTTTCTGTTAGCTACATATTCTAaatcacacatttacatttacatttaagtcatttagcagacgctctgaacAAAATGTCTGAGGCACTTTTAGGTTTGTGAAGAGGTAGAGATACATTTCATGTTCAATGTAGCTTAATTTATATCTATTTAAAAAACAACTTTTTTTTACTTTTTGTATGAACCACAATGATACTCTTAACAAAGACATCTGTTAACATGTTATGGTCATTGTGTGTTGGGAATTACTGTTGAACTGTAAAATAAAGCATTTTGACCACTTCTTTCTCTGGATTACCTGGCATTTACATTTTAATAATGGGTCATTATACTCATAACCATGTTTGTGATGACTAgtacctttttatttattttacccccaatttcgtgatatccaattggtagttagtcttgtcccgtcgctgcaactcccgtacaaaggtcgagagccatgcgtcctccgaaacactaCCCTGCCAAGCCGtattgcttcttgacacactgcttgcttaacccagaagccagccgcaccaatgtgtcggaggaaacaacaGACAACTGGcaaccgtgtcagtgtgcatgtgcccggcccaacacaggagttgctagagcgaaatgggacaaggacatcccagccggccatACCAGCCCCTAACCCGGGCAACGCTGGCCCAATTGTGCGTTGCCTCTTGTCTCCCGGTCGCGGTCGGCTGCCACACAGCCGactcaaacccgggtctgtagtgatgcctcaagcactgcagtgCTTTAGACTGCTGCGCTACTCGGGACGCCCAATGACCGGTACTTTTGCCTGAAACCTGAATAGTTACGTTCGTTCAAGCTAAATCCTAGACAGACTTAAGCCTACATAGTGTTGTGACACACAGGAGACGTGGGTTCGAACCCAGTTGGTCAATAGCAGTGTGAAGGGAAATGTATGCTTTTCTAATAATCAATTTGACTgggttcatgcaagtgactgaccGTGCCTGGGAGAATGCTCATCATTATTGGCAATTTTGTACGCCCAGAACATTGTTTTGAGGACGGATATCTCTGTTTCAAGGTGTAAGCTTGGAGGGAAGCCTCATGAGGTATTGGTCGCTCACATGTTTGCACCAAAAGTTAATGGTGATTTTTATGAATAATGTAACTCATGCGAATATAATTTGTCTGTTTTAAGCAGTATATAAGAACTAACTGGACTGCCCTATTGGAGCTCTTGACTGACGTGTAGTGTATTGAGTTTGTTGAAACCGCTCCAGCTTGCTGTTAATAAagaatgattcatttaagatCGACTTCAGGTGTCCCTGGTGATTTCCCTGACAATTTGGCATCACAAACTAAATTATTGGTTCTGCCTGCGGAGTTTTTTTTCAGTGAGGGCCTGCGAGGGAAAACCGTTGGTGCACTTTATAAAGCGTGAGGGGAAATTCCTGTCTGACCAACAGACAAGCACCCTTACTGCGAGCTGCCCAAGAGGGGACGCATCATCCGTGGACAATTGAGGGACACTGCAACTGAATTTCAGTAAGTCAATTTAAAAGAtttaaaaatacaaatgttttgTAAAACTAAACAAAAATGAAGGTACTAGTAGTCTTAAGAAGGCTAGACCAGACTAGAGTGAGGGCAAGTAACGGTACCATGGAAAAGCCCCGCTGACAGATGTCTAGGCATTTATAAGTGTTGATGTGGTCTGAAGCCACTGGTAATTGCACAAGATGTTTTTGAGCACATTTTATATTATTAGTTCTAAGATATTTGTAATTTAGGTAAGTGGGAAGCGGAGTTCAACAAATTACATTTGGAATAATAACAGGATTTAAATTTTAGATGAGATATTACTGTTAAGTACTGAGTGAATGAGAGCTGTCGGGACTAACTCTGGTGTGAAAGAGTTGTCTCTGAATGAATACCCTAATCAGTTCTGTGTTAGCTGAGTTTTTCAATCTTTAACATTATCTAGGTGTTTTGTCCACCACCGCCCGTTGATCTACAAGTAGTGAGCACTGACAGGAGAAGCCTAGTCTAACAGCTGAGATGGGTGAGTGCTGTTTATTGATTACGCCAGACACAGATTTCCTCAAACATATGTACCTATCAGGCCGGCTGCACTGTGATCATTGCTGGTGGTGTGGATGTGAATACCTAAGTATAGAAGCAGCAAGACTAAGAATCCATTTGGGCGATGGGGAGACTTAGGAGATTCAGCAATTCTGGGGAGATTTGGGATGACTGACTGGGGAGATTTGGGATGACTGACTGGGGAGATTTGGGATGACTGACTGGGGAGATTTGGGATGACTGACTGGGGAGATTTGGGATGACTGACTGGGGAGATTTGGGATGACTGACTGGGGAGATTTGGGATGACTGACTGGGGAGATTTGGGATGACTGACTGGGGAGATTTGGGGTAACTGGGAGACTGGATGAatggttttattttttatttcacctttatttaaccaggtaggctagttgagaacaagttctcatttgcaactgcgacctggccaagataaagcatagcagtgtgaacagacaacacagagttacacatggagtaaaccattaacaagtcaataacacagtagaaaaaagggggggtctatatacattgtgtgcaaaaggcatgaggaggtaggcgaataattacaattttgcagattaacactggagtgataaatgatcagatggtcatgtacaggtagagatattggtgtgcaaaatagcagaaaagtaaataaaaacagtatggggatatgaggtaggtaaaaatggatgggctatttaccgatagactatgtacagctgcagcgatcggttagctgctcagatagcagatgtttgaagttggtgagggagatgaaagtctccaacttcagcgatttttgcaattcgttccagtcacaggcagcagagcactggaacgaaaggcggccaaatgaggtgttggctttagggatgatcagtgagatgcacctgctggagtgcgtgttacgggtgggtgttgccatcgtgaccagtgaactgagataaggcggagctttacctagcatggacttgtagatgacctggagccagtgggtctggcgacgaatatgtagcaagggccagccgactaggtcgcagtggtgggtggaataaggtgctttagtgacaaaacggatggcactgtgataaactgcatccagtttgctgagtagagtgttggaagccattttgtagatgacatcgccgaagtcgaggatcggtaggatagtcagttttactagggtaagtttggcggcgtgagtgaaggaggctttgttgcggaat
Above is a genomic segment from Oncorhynchus gorbuscha isolate QuinsamMale2020 ecotype Even-year linkage group LG10, OgorEven_v1.0, whole genome shotgun sequence containing:
- the LOC124045638 gene encoding coiled-coil domain-containing protein 71-like, producing MLQITEQMVYAMNCKEATEKVVQSWSRFNSAGQTTLLETLKAFSPMSKDLFDTEKELATFIEGLKDEGHKPTVLKSKDVYGYRSCTAVLRPVIKTQSTLDIAVSKVQKPGKKKGRKSHGKKTEINYSLLSAAAKVVLKNQPTIILTNLSKESLKQTVLSQPQTLAVVPVQMQSYIRLTNITGPSTGHTARLQFHTGVWSGEVTVPNSHRPLSLTGTQVQPSEGTGNLAKSVTLRRVNFLPCPVNIIGVPAILQNDRVLKECNGMPCWRDQKRKRTDEAEDKLCVKRPRNEVWLVKEQSEDLRLSENNLRFKVIKVDDSITDEEVRRKAQKILRVNLSPVIEIQPLIAYPM